A region from the Prochlorococcus marinus XMU1408 genome encodes:
- a CDS encoding DUF4346 domain-containing protein, with amino-acid sequence MKNIDLQKDLIPSIKLLDDKLSKRQIDLDPKGYFLIKIEPLTNELILEHYLNNIDQKGRAIDPESGEPISCKTKNRNQPSNIYRGKSAKQVGIQISEGHGPFPISCLDHAIYIGRELQRAEQCLTSGKEYIQD; translated from the coding sequence ATGAAAAATATAGATCTTCAAAAAGACTTGATTCCCTCAATAAAGCTTTTAGATGATAAATTATCTAAGAGACAAATAGATCTTGATCCAAAAGGTTATTTCTTAATTAAAATCGAACCTCTTACGAATGAGTTAATACTTGAACATTATTTAAACAATATTGATCAAAAAGGTCGAGCTATAGATCCAGAATCAGGAGAGCCAATTAGTTGCAAAACAAAAAATAGGAATCAACCAAGTAATATTTACAGAGGGAAAAGTGCCAAGCAAGTAGGAATTCAAATTTCAGAGGGTCATGGTCCATTCCCTATCAGTTGCTTAGATCATGCCATTTACATTGGACGTGAATTGCAACGAGCAGAACAATGCCTGACGTCCGGTAAAGAATACATTCAAGATTAA
- a CDS encoding vitamin K epoxide reductase family protein gives MGSSRLKSRRRLDMGSKWARVTIAILSTVGVIDTGSITLNKWGLIGNLNCPGGLGGCDKVLNSPWGTFFHINDFSIPLSLIGLISYLLILLMAVFPLIPILKNQKSNISKVTWWGSFYIATSNFIFSLILISVMIFKIKAFCFFCLLSCLISLSILLLNIFGGGWEDYGVLFFRGFIMSVAVLLAGLIWSSSVDPSTKEVANNVQGMPPAVIAISSPEKIKLAEHLTKEGAVMYNAYWCPHCHDQKEMFGKEASKKLNLVECAKDGFNNKRELCEAKGITGFPSWEINGSIDSGVKSLKELAELSNYKNTNDF, from the coding sequence ATGGGATCTTCAAGACTAAAAAGTCGTCGACGCCTAGATATGGGTTCTAAATGGGCGAGAGTAACAATAGCTATATTATCAACAGTTGGAGTTATTGATACAGGATCAATAACATTGAATAAATGGGGATTAATAGGAAATTTAAATTGCCCAGGTGGATTAGGAGGCTGCGATAAAGTTTTAAATAGTCCTTGGGGTACTTTCTTTCACATAAACGATTTTTCGATTCCATTATCATTAATAGGTTTAATCAGTTATTTATTAATATTATTAATGGCAGTATTCCCATTAATACCTATTCTCAAAAACCAAAAAAGCAATATATCAAAAGTTACATGGTGGGGATCTTTTTACATAGCTACATCGAATTTTATTTTTAGCTTAATTTTAATATCAGTAATGATATTTAAAATAAAAGCTTTCTGTTTTTTCTGTCTTCTTTCTTGTCTTATATCACTTTCAATTCTATTATTAAATATATTTGGAGGTGGTTGGGAAGATTATGGAGTATTGTTTTTTAGAGGTTTTATCATGTCAGTAGCAGTCCTTTTGGCAGGCCTAATTTGGTCATCATCAGTTGATCCATCTACCAAGGAAGTTGCAAACAATGTTCAAGGGATGCCACCTGCTGTAATAGCTATAAGTTCACCTGAAAAAATAAAACTCGCTGAACATTTAACAAAAGAAGGAGCAGTAATGTATAACGCTTATTGGTGTCCACATTGTCATGATCAAAAAGAAATGTTCGGGAAAGAAGCTTCTAAAAAATTAAATTTAGTAGAATGTGCAAAAGATGGATTTAACAATAAAAGAGAGCTTTGTGAAGCTAAAGGTATAACAGGATTCCCCTCTTGGGAAATTAATGGTTCAATTGATTCAGGAGTTAAGAGTCTAAAAGAATTAGCAGAACTAAGTAATTACAAAAACACTAACGATTTTTAA
- the petL gene encoding cytochrome b6-f complex subunit PetL: MGILFYLVFVGAGLAAAIVIQKALKAIKLI, from the coding sequence ATGGGAATTCTTTTTTACTTAGTTTTTGTTGGCGCAGGTCTTGCTGCAGCAATCGTGATTCAAAAAGCCTTGAAAGCTATTAAATTAATCTGA
- the xseB gene encoding exodeoxyribonuclease VII small subunit yields the protein MKNLEILQKNIKKLSYEEAISELENILINVQDENISLDKIKNNYIKGHMLLKHCEELLQIVEQEINEIDPKFLDID from the coding sequence ATGAAAAATCTAGAAATTTTGCAAAAGAATATTAAAAAATTAAGCTATGAAGAAGCTATATCGGAATTGGAAAATATTTTAATAAATGTGCAAGATGAAAATATTTCATTGGATAAAATTAAAAATAATTATATAAAAGGACATATGCTATTAAAACATTGTGAAGAACTTCTTCAAATTGTTGAACAAGAAATTAATGAAATTGATCCTAAATTTTTAGATATAGATTAA
- a CDS encoding TIGR03279 family radical SAM protein: protein MGSKKINEKKIKPAIVESIEAGSIGDELGFEVGDQLISINGVKPRDLIDYKFLIAEDNLQLKILDEKGKTHEIEIEKDQDDELGLAFTEALFDGLKQCNNNCPFCFIDQQPSGKRKSLYLKDDDFRLSFLYGSYLTLTNLSEEEWLRIDQQRLTPLFVSVHATDPSLRAQLLKNPNAIELLQQLAWFSEKRIQIHAQIVVCPEINDGLALERTLNDLFNFAQGDFPAVLSAAVVPVGLTRFRPSNDGLRPVDAKCAKKVINQVESMQKIFYESTGSRFAWLSDEWYLLAKQPLPTLNSYEDFPQKENGVGSIRSFLKAMDEATTNLPKKIHQKRTCSWVVGKLVENELLKPKKRLNKIDNLQLHLYGIPSPYWGQEQIVTGLLTGQDLIQGLKDKELGDELLLPSVMLRQGEKIFLDDMTLQDLCSSLNVSIRIVHDAQDIVNKALGKA, encoded by the coding sequence ATGGGCTCAAAAAAAATAAATGAAAAAAAAATAAAACCAGCTATTGTTGAATCCATTGAAGCAGGTTCAATAGGCGATGAACTTGGATTTGAAGTTGGTGATCAATTAATTAGTATTAACGGTGTTAAACCGAGAGATCTTATTGATTATAAATTTCTGATTGCTGAAGACAACCTTCAACTTAAGATATTAGATGAGAAAGGAAAGACACATGAGATTGAAATCGAAAAAGATCAAGATGATGAATTAGGTCTTGCTTTTACCGAAGCTTTATTTGATGGATTAAAGCAATGTAATAATAATTGTCCATTTTGTTTTATTGACCAACAGCCCTCTGGCAAAAGGAAAAGCCTTTATCTAAAAGATGATGATTTCAGACTAAGTTTTTTATATGGTTCTTACCTAACACTTACTAACCTTTCTGAAGAGGAATGGTTGAGAATTGATCAGCAAAGACTCACCCCCCTATTTGTATCAGTTCATGCAACGGACCCTTCTTTAAGGGCGCAATTACTAAAAAATCCTAATGCTATTGAGCTTTTACAACAGTTAGCTTGGTTCTCCGAAAAGAGAATACAAATTCATGCTCAAATTGTTGTTTGTCCTGAAATAAATGATGGTCTCGCCCTAGAAAGAACTCTCAATGATCTTTTTAATTTTGCCCAAGGAGATTTTCCAGCTGTCCTTTCAGCAGCAGTTGTGCCAGTTGGATTAACAAGATTTCGACCCAGTAATGATGGCCTCAGGCCCGTTGATGCTAAGTGTGCAAAAAAAGTCATCAATCAAGTTGAGTCAATGCAGAAAATTTTTTATGAATCAACTGGATCCAGGTTTGCTTGGTTGTCTGATGAATGGTATTTACTGGCGAAACAACCTTTACCAACTTTAAATTCCTATGAAGATTTTCCTCAAAAAGAAAACGGAGTGGGAAGTATTCGCAGTTTTCTTAAAGCAATGGATGAAGCTACAACAAATCTCCCAAAAAAAATCCATCAAAAAAGAACATGCAGCTGGGTCGTAGGCAAACTTGTTGAGAATGAATTACTAAAGCCTAAAAAACGATTAAATAAAATAGATAATCTACAACTTCATCTTTATGGGATTCCAAGTCCATATTGGGGCCAAGAACAAATAGTTACTGGATTACTAACTGGTCAAGACCTGATACAAGGACTCAAAGATAAAGAATTAGGAGATGAGTTACTTCTCCCATCAGTCATGCTTAGACAAGGAGAAAAAATTTTTCTTGATGACATGACTCTTCAAGATCTATGCTCTTCACTTAATGTATCCATAAGAATCGTTCATGATGCACAAGACATCGTGAATAAAGCACTTGGTAAAGCATAA
- a CDS encoding YihY/virulence factor BrkB family protein: MGLNWSQKARWFFSSLWKAYERWSKCDCVDLSAAFAYYTLQSFFPILLISLSVASWFLGKQQGLDQQIISLAAQVLPPSVVGLVDSTLVKLVNQGFGAGVLGAMFLMITAGNAYLTLQRGADRLWEDVLPIKSKPDPLKIQAFRFIRNRIEAFFVVLLVGFLMVIDQISANIRMIPGVVLEELANTSPWIEHAMSKIPVLQVGQFMLPLIGFSTMALLLQGLLPSRRVPLKPLIPGAFMIGTLLTILNLAVSRSILSLGSRFQAYGFIGGVLVLTLWVWMVGVIIYFGQCWSVVIASMRRNRYV; the protein is encoded by the coding sequence GTGGGCTTGAACTGGAGTCAAAAAGCAAGATGGTTTTTTAGCAGCCTCTGGAAAGCTTATGAAAGATGGTCTAAATGTGATTGTGTTGATTTGAGCGCAGCATTTGCCTACTACACTCTTCAATCTTTTTTCCCAATACTACTTATCTCTTTATCAGTTGCATCGTGGTTTTTAGGAAAGCAGCAAGGTTTAGATCAACAAATAATTTCTCTTGCTGCGCAAGTGTTACCACCATCAGTGGTGGGTTTAGTCGATTCAACTCTAGTAAAATTAGTTAATCAAGGATTCGGAGCTGGAGTTCTTGGCGCAATGTTCTTGATGATCACTGCTGGCAATGCTTATCTAACACTACAAAGAGGAGCAGATAGATTATGGGAAGACGTTCTACCAATTAAATCAAAACCTGATCCGCTCAAAATTCAAGCATTTCGATTTATAAGAAATCGAATAGAAGCTTTTTTTGTCGTTCTCTTAGTTGGTTTTTTAATGGTAATAGATCAAATCAGTGCAAATATTCGTATGATCCCTGGCGTAGTTTTGGAAGAATTAGCAAACACATCACCTTGGATTGAACATGCCATGTCAAAAATACCCGTACTTCAAGTAGGTCAATTCATGCTTCCTTTAATAGGTTTTTCCACTATGGCATTACTTTTACAAGGTTTGCTACCAAGTAGAAGAGTGCCTTTAAAGCCTCTAATTCCGGGAGCTTTTATGATAGGAACTTTACTAACTATTCTCAATTTGGCAGTTAGCAGAAGTATCCTTTCTTTGGGATCAAGATTTCAAGCTTATGGATTCATTGGAGGAGTCCTAGTATTAACTCTTTGGGTTTGGATGGTTGGAGTAATTATTTATTTTGGTCAATGTTGGAGCGTGGTAATTGCAAGCATGCGTCGCAATCGATACGTTTAA
- a CDS encoding DUF3120 domain-containing protein: protein MVVLPVFVQAPWVHVFPFSAFLFSFIIFFLGFYLQNFSTYKWTSVGSLLVGVSWSWLGGCLFWGWLRAHPVWHLPVESIALPIAASLLNTKWKIGSSFYLASLLGTAFTDLMIVLTGVMKAWPEIVEAPFSEASKMLSLTAEQLLSPFSLISISIAALLIIWIANWMNQKSKIEPSFCDAWLVSSAALTTTLWVDGLFFATTLLEPQLSGLI from the coding sequence ATGGTTGTCCTGCCGGTTTTTGTTCAGGCTCCATGGGTGCATGTGTTTCCTTTTTCAGCGTTTTTATTTAGTTTTATAATATTTTTTCTTGGTTTTTATTTACAAAATTTTAGTACCTACAAATGGACTTCTGTGGGGTCTCTATTGGTTGGCGTGAGTTGGAGTTGGTTAGGAGGATGTCTTTTCTGGGGATGGCTTAGGGCTCATCCTGTTTGGCATTTGCCTGTTGAGTCCATAGCTTTGCCAATAGCGGCAAGTCTTTTAAATACTAAATGGAAAATTGGATCAAGTTTTTATTTAGCATCTTTATTAGGAACTGCTTTTACTGACTTGATGATTGTTTTAACAGGAGTCATGAAGGCATGGCCTGAAATTGTTGAAGCGCCCTTCTCAGAAGCCTCCAAAATGTTGAGTTTGACGGCGGAACAGTTATTGTCACCATTTTCTCTCATATCAATTTCTATTGCTGCACTTTTAATTATTTGGATTGCGAATTGGATGAATCAAAAATCAAAAATCGAACCTTCTTTTTGCGATGCCTGGCTTGTGTCTAGTGCAGCTTTGACAACTACCTTATGGGTTGATGGTTTATTTTTTGCCACCACATTGCTTGAACCCCAATTAAGTGGGTTGATCTGA
- the nadB gene encoding L-aspartate oxidase codes for MDLNTGFLKNDFYSSNWDVVVIGAGAAGLMTSLELPSKLKILLLNRNTSKRSSSRWAQGGMAAVTRVEDSEDIHALDTIKAGAGLCDPEAVQMFVESAPRLVDRLLKLGMEFDRTSGKLSTTLEAAHTHRRVLHVKDRTGKALVDVLNEQVDRRDNVLHQRGIRVTQIWVEGGRCLGVQVLDGPALRWINAKAVVLATGGGGHLFANTTNPIQAAGEGIALAWRAGAVIEDLEFFQFHPTALKLNGAPSFLISEALRGEGAVLVDSLGESPVAQLEGKDLASRDQVSRALFKAMQKQKVDHVGLDVKSIGVENVEARFPSIFQRCRELGLDPLKEVIPVAPSAHYWMGGVYTNLKAQTNITGLFAIGEVACTGLHGANRLASNSLMECLVFANQMRDIELNNFQTSDLSVKNSSFKKVNLRFSKKQGTQYLIKEIEKLRQLCWREAGVDRSQRGMSAALAKVKRDYENLLNEPLLNLVFSQSKNAINQFDEIARRDLNLLLDLTNRQMASALMLEACLFREESRGGHFRDDFPNSVPFWQCHTRQVKGMHIHTRPVSDMFFEFKNR; via the coding sequence ATGGATTTAAATACTGGATTTCTTAAAAATGATTTTTACTCAAGCAATTGGGATGTGGTTGTTATTGGAGCAGGGGCAGCGGGTTTGATGACCTCTCTTGAACTACCATCAAAATTGAAAATATTACTGTTAAATCGAAATACAAGTAAGCGTTCTTCCAGTAGATGGGCTCAAGGTGGAATGGCTGCTGTTACTCGAGTCGAAGATAGCGAAGATATTCATGCTTTGGATACGATTAAAGCTGGTGCAGGTCTTTGTGATCCTGAAGCAGTTCAGATGTTTGTTGAGAGTGCTCCGAGATTAGTAGATAGACTTTTAAAACTGGGAATGGAGTTTGATAGAACCTCTGGAAAATTATCTACAACTCTTGAGGCTGCTCATACGCATAGAAGAGTACTTCACGTAAAAGATAGAACTGGAAAAGCATTGGTTGATGTTCTTAATGAGCAAGTTGATCGAAGAGATAATGTTCTTCATCAAAGAGGGATAAGAGTGACTCAGATATGGGTTGAAGGAGGTAGATGTCTTGGGGTGCAGGTTTTGGATGGACCAGCTTTGCGTTGGATAAATGCTAAGGCAGTTGTTTTAGCTACTGGTGGAGGAGGTCATTTGTTTGCAAACACAACAAATCCAATCCAAGCTGCTGGTGAGGGGATCGCTTTAGCATGGAGAGCTGGAGCGGTAATAGAAGATCTTGAATTTTTTCAGTTTCATCCAACTGCACTGAAATTGAATGGTGCGCCTTCTTTTTTAATTTCTGAAGCTTTAAGGGGAGAGGGTGCTGTTTTAGTGGATTCCCTAGGAGAAAGTCCGGTAGCCCAACTTGAAGGGAAAGACCTTGCATCTCGTGATCAAGTAAGCAGGGCATTATTTAAAGCAATGCAGAAGCAGAAAGTTGATCATGTAGGTCTTGATGTCAAATCTATTGGTGTTGAGAATGTAGAAGCACGTTTTCCATCAATTTTTCAAAGGTGTAGAGAGCTTGGCTTAGACCCTTTAAAAGAAGTAATCCCAGTTGCACCATCTGCCCATTATTGGATGGGTGGTGTCTATACAAACTTAAAAGCACAAACAAATATCACAGGACTTTTTGCCATAGGGGAAGTGGCATGTACTGGACTTCATGGTGCAAATAGACTCGCAAGCAATTCATTAATGGAATGCTTGGTTTTTGCTAATCAAATGAGAGATATTGAATTAAATAACTTTCAAACTTCTGATTTATCAGTAAAAAATTCAAGTTTTAAAAAGGTGAATCTTCGCTTTTCAAAGAAACAAGGAACACAGTATTTAATAAAAGAAATCGAAAAACTTCGCCAATTGTGCTGGCGTGAGGCTGGAGTTGATCGATCGCAAAGAGGTATGAGTGCTGCGCTTGCAAAAGTTAAACGAGATTATGAAAACCTCTTAAACGAGCCATTATTAAATTTAGTATTTTCTCAGTCAAAAAATGCAATTAATCAATTTGATGAAATTGCCAGGAGAGATCTTAATTTGCTACTTGATTTAACTAATAGGCAAATGGCGAGTGCTCTTATGTTAGAGGCTTGTTTATTTCGCGAAGAGAGTAGAGGAGGTCACTTTAGAGATGACTTTCCAAATTCAGTACCTTTTTGGCAGTGTCATACACGACAAGTAAAAGGGATGCACATCCACACTCGTCCTGTAAGTGATATGTTTTTCGAGTTTAAAAATCGTTAG
- the xseA gene encoding exodeoxyribonuclease VII large subunit: protein MTNLQTPNQVLPTYSVNDLNESIGLLLSRGFAPKFILKATVLKAQIKKGHLWLTFSDGKSSIDGVAWSSTLKSLKFLPKEDDGVVILGKLNFWEAQARISVQVFDIRASISTVLKKFEIVKSKLFQEGLIDDSLRKKLPKYPSSIGILTSVPSSALADMLRTAKERWPLTKLHIIPIPVQGNNENEVKFILKKLKLNKLELKAIVLARGGGSREDLMLFDSETIAREIATYPIPVITGIGHEDDLTVCDLVADYRSSTPTAAIVDLLPSRDVEKINFLQNKKMLKDYFKLFFQNKKSFLITKKSFLQLYSPRQLIKSKRIKIKHIYQLLDVLSPKRLLNRGFALITDGEGNSIYSVKCVKKKDKFLVQLSDGKISAEVDNINYDKV from the coding sequence TTGACTAATCTTCAAACCCCTAACCAAGTTTTACCTACATATAGTGTTAATGATTTAAATGAATCTATAGGCTTATTATTATCAAGAGGATTTGCGCCCAAATTTATACTTAAAGCGACTGTTTTGAAAGCGCAAATAAAAAAAGGTCATTTGTGGCTAACTTTTTCTGATGGAAAATCAAGTATTGATGGAGTTGCATGGTCATCAACACTAAAGTCTCTAAAATTTTTACCAAAGGAAGATGATGGAGTTGTTATTTTAGGTAAATTAAATTTTTGGGAGGCTCAAGCAAGAATATCAGTACAAGTTTTTGATATTCGAGCAAGTATTTCAACTGTTCTTAAGAAGTTCGAAATAGTTAAATCAAAACTTTTTCAAGAAGGTTTGATAGATGATTCATTAAGAAAAAAATTACCAAAATACCCTAGTTCAATTGGAATTCTTACAAGTGTTCCAAGCTCTGCTTTGGCTGACATGCTTAGAACAGCTAAAGAAAGATGGCCTTTGACGAAACTGCATATAATTCCTATTCCAGTTCAGGGTAATAATGAAAATGAAGTGAAGTTTATCTTAAAAAAATTGAAATTAAATAAGTTAGAACTAAAAGCGATAGTTTTAGCTAGAGGGGGAGGAAGCAGAGAAGACTTGATGTTGTTCGATAGTGAAACGATTGCAAGAGAAATAGCAACATACCCTATTCCTGTGATCACAGGAATAGGGCATGAAGATGATCTAACAGTGTGCGATCTTGTTGCAGATTACAGATCTTCTACCCCAACGGCTGCGATTGTTGATCTATTACCTTCAAGAGATGTAGAAAAAATTAATTTTTTGCAAAATAAAAAAATGCTCAAGGATTATTTCAAATTGTTTTTTCAAAATAAAAAAAGTTTTCTAATAACTAAAAAATCTTTTCTTCAATTATACTCACCTCGGCAATTAATAAAATCTAAAAGAATTAAAATAAAGCATATTTATCAGCTCTTGGACGTACTTTCCCCAAAAAGATTATTAAATAGAGGCTTTGCTTTAATTACCGATGGAGAAGGTAATTCAATTTATAGTGTAAAATGTGTTAAGAAAAAAGATAAGTTTTTAGTTCAATTATCTGATGGTAAAATTTCTGCAGAAGTTGATAATATTAATTATGATAAAGTATAA
- a CDS encoding TolC family protein: MGRVKRKFLIVAGLFISGLNPLWATSSQTINSKTRVIDESNKNRSQNKQGILYELSAPNNLSLPTRPRDVLVKTFQNVNIDQLENILINNNRTIKVYLEKIDQAKSILRNSLSLWYPTLNLTANGIPQYFESNNYNESSLIQDTSSKQWSSSISAQIKWDLINPARVPEITAARDSLEKAKHTYSIVLRDLKLEAKKRYFNLQKANEEIEVANKSLESSALGLRDAEIRFESGIGTKLEVLEAKTQLARDQQLLNIKLGDQKIGQRSLAEILNFPEDVTPLIGSKTKVIGIWDLSLEDSIIAAYNAREELDNILLDISINENNANAALAAGKPKISIVNTATSSFAKGELNKISPNTSNTSSSFSNTIGLNATWFIFDGGSSRSLYNYNKSKSKEAKLNFALKRAQIRKEVEEVFFKLESAKLNISASYIEVLSARESLRLAQLRYKSGITTQREVVNNQRDLTDSEVRYIISVTSYNSLLADLSRQTGLENIKPCDIKVNQQHPQNEIPSNLQESNLIPLCQI, encoded by the coding sequence ATGGGGAGAGTGAAGAGAAAGTTCCTGATTGTTGCAGGATTGTTCATATCTGGACTAAATCCTCTATGGGCCACAAGTTCGCAAACAATAAATTCTAAAACAAGAGTAATAGATGAATCAAATAAAAATCGAAGTCAAAATAAACAAGGTATTTTATATGAATTAAGTGCACCTAATAATCTTTCTCTACCAACTAGACCAAGAGATGTTTTGGTAAAAACTTTTCAAAACGTTAATATTGATCAATTAGAAAACATACTTATAAATAACAACAGAACAATTAAGGTTTACTTAGAAAAAATTGACCAAGCAAAATCAATCTTAAGAAATTCATTATCTTTATGGTACCCAACTTTGAACCTTACCGCTAACGGTATTCCTCAATATTTTGAATCAAATAATTACAATGAATCAAGTTTAATACAAGATACTTCTAGTAAACAATGGAGCTCTTCTATAAGTGCTCAAATCAAATGGGATTTAATTAATCCTGCAAGAGTACCAGAAATAACTGCAGCTAGAGATAGTTTGGAAAAAGCAAAGCATACTTACTCAATAGTTTTAAGAGATTTAAAATTAGAAGCAAAAAAGCGCTACTTTAATTTGCAAAAAGCTAATGAAGAAATAGAAGTAGCTAATAAATCTCTTGAATCATCAGCTCTCGGGTTACGGGATGCAGAAATTAGATTTGAATCAGGTATTGGTACGAAATTAGAAGTTCTTGAAGCAAAAACACAATTAGCCAGAGATCAACAGTTGTTAAATATTAAATTAGGAGATCAAAAAATTGGTCAAAGATCTCTTGCTGAAATACTTAATTTTCCAGAAGATGTAACTCCGTTAATTGGTTCAAAAACTAAAGTTATAGGTATATGGGATTTATCATTAGAGGATAGTATTATTGCGGCTTATAATGCACGAGAAGAACTTGATAATATCCTACTAGATATATCAATTAATGAGAACAATGCTAATGCTGCCCTTGCTGCTGGAAAACCAAAAATCAGTATAGTAAATACAGCCACCTCTTCATTTGCTAAAGGGGAGTTAAACAAGATTTCACCAAATACTAGCAATACATCTTCTAGTTTTTCTAATACTATTGGACTTAATGCAACATGGTTTATCTTTGATGGAGGTAGTTCAAGATCTTTATATAATTATAATAAAAGTAAATCCAAAGAAGCAAAGCTGAATTTTGCCTTAAAAAGAGCCCAAATTAGAAAAGAAGTTGAAGAAGTCTTCTTCAAACTAGAATCAGCTAAATTAAATATTTCTGCTTCATATATAGAAGTTTTATCTGCAAGAGAGTCTCTAAGGCTTGCTCAGCTTAGATACAAATCAGGTATTACGACCCAAAGAGAAGTTGTCAACAACCAAAGAGATTTAACTGATTCAGAGGTTCGTTATATTATTTCTGTCACTAGCTATAACAGCTTATTAGCCGACTTAAGTAGACAAACTGGATTAGAAAACATCAAGCCTTGTGATATCAAAGTCAATCAACAGCATCCACAAAATGAAATTCCTTCAAATCTCCAGGAATCAAACTTGATTCCTTTATGTCAGATATAG
- a CDS encoding inositol monophosphatase family protein, whose protein sequence is MNPNQISKPLNNAQLISIHHLIDEVGRRQLQDFGQINSDIKPDGTLITECDRWSDKTIVEGLAKIARGEGVLSEEGKKSIPSSSAYWVVDPLDGTTNFAAGIPYWAISIARFTNGQPETAFLDIPALKKRILAIRGKGVWLNNKPLKPESRLKKNSDCISLCSRSIKVLQMKPEQSFPGKIRLLGVSSLNMTSVAIGQTIAALEATPKIWDIAAAWLILEELNCLINWLETNPKDILTGTDLTSVNFPLLTASSEDQLKKMLPWANALIKEN, encoded by the coding sequence ATGAATCCAAACCAAATATCTAAACCACTTAACAACGCTCAGTTGATTTCAATTCATCATTTAATTGATGAAGTTGGAAGACGTCAACTTCAAGATTTTGGTCAAATTAATTCTGATATAAAACCAGATGGAACATTAATTACCGAATGCGATAGATGGAGCGATAAAACAATAGTTGAAGGTTTAGCAAAAATTGCTAGAGGAGAAGGTGTTCTGAGTGAAGAAGGAAAAAAGTCAATTCCTAGCTCAAGTGCATATTGGGTAGTAGACCCGCTTGATGGAACAACAAATTTCGCAGCGGGTATTCCCTACTGGGCAATATCCATAGCACGTTTCACAAATGGACAACCGGAAACAGCTTTCCTTGACATACCAGCACTCAAAAAAAGAATTCTTGCCATTCGAGGGAAAGGCGTTTGGCTCAACAATAAACCACTGAAACCTGAATCTCGCTTGAAGAAAAATAGTGACTGCATTTCTCTGTGTAGCAGATCAATTAAAGTTTTACAAATGAAGCCAGAACAGTCTTTCCCAGGAAAAATCAGATTACTTGGGGTCTCCAGTCTAAATATGACTAGTGTTGCAATAGGTCAAACAATTGCTGCTCTTGAAGCAACGCCAAAAATTTGGGATATTGCAGCCGCTTGGTTAATACTTGAAGAATTAAATTGTCTAATCAACTGGCTAGAAACTAATCCAAAAGATATTCTCACTGGTACAGATCTAACCTCAGTAAATTTCCCATTACTTACAGCATCTTCTGAAGATCAATTAAAAAAGATGCTTCCTTGGGCTAATGCACTAATTAAAGAGAATTAA